Proteins from one Gossypium raimondii isolate GPD5lz chromosome 8, ASM2569854v1, whole genome shotgun sequence genomic window:
- the LOC105793254 gene encoding uncharacterized protein LOC105793254, with amino-acid sequence MVQNLMDNKELEFYEEIKGLEEGEFYTSEEGSTRKSQRVNHPVVIILWPRSTEAGIQMASRVIIQKPVSFPYKDSKRIPWNYDCNVTIPGEEDPVNASEEGNDVGSYTRSGKRYNPANARVEPIKEKALAVEQEKIKTARIESHVNKSVTENEAREFLKFLKYSEYSVVEQLHKQPASILMLGLLLCLETHHNALIKVLNETYVANDISVNKLDCLVNNISADNFIFFNDDEIPPGGRGATKALHITTRCKGYTLLGVLINNGSSLNVLPLSTLNRLPVDGSHMKTCQNIVRAFDGTERRVMGRIEIPLLIGPNTYEVDFLVMDIKPSYNCLLGRPWIHSAGAVPSSLHQKLKLVTEGRLVMISAKEDIIASVTSNAPYLGMNDEAIECSFRSLEFVNAIFIVEGNKIPMPSISKTTRTGL; translated from the coding sequence ATGGTGCAAAATTTAATGGACAACAAAGAGTTGGAGTTTTATGAAGAGATCAAAGGATTAGAAGAGGGTGAATTTTATACCTCGGAAGAAGGATCTACGAGAAAATCCCAAAGGGTTAATCACCCGGTGGTAATTATTTTGTGGCCAAGGAGCACAGAAGCTGGAATACAAATGGCGTCGAGGGTCATAATCCAAAAACCTGTATCATTTCCCTACAAGGATAGCAAAAGGATTCCTTGGAATTATGATTGCAATGTGACGATCCCTGGAGAGGAGGACCCGGTAAATGCTTCAGAGGAGGGTAATGATGTAGGCTCCTATACACGTAGTGGAAAACGCTACAATCCAGCAAATGCAAGAGTGGAGCCCATAAAAGAAAAAGCCTTGGCAGTTGAGCAAGAGAAAATAAAGACGGCCAGAATTGAATCCCATGTTAACAAATCGGTGACTGAAAATGAGGCTAGAGAATTCTTAAAATTCTTAAAGTATAGCGAGTATAGCGTGGTGGAACAACTGCATAAGCAACCAGCTTCCATCTTAATGCTCGGGTTACTTCTATGTTTAGAGACACATCATAATGCGTTGATAAAAGTGCTAAATGAGACTTATGTTGCTAACGATATCTCAGTGAACAAGTTGGACTGCCTGGTTAACAATATAAGTGCCGACaacttcatcttctttaatgatgatgaaataccgccGGGGGGGAGAGGAGCCACCAAAGCCCTACATATTACCACTCGCTGTAAAGGATACACATTGCTTGGTGTGTTAATTAATAATGGATCATCCCTGAATGTCTTGCCCTTATCCACCTTAAACAGGTTACCGGTGGATGGCTCGCACATGAAAACATGCCAGAACatagtgagagcatttgatggCACTGAAAGGAGGGTAATGGGAAGAATAGAAATACCTCTTTTGATTGGCCCAAATACATACGAGGTAGATTTTCTGGTGATGGACATCAAGCCTTCGTATAATTGCCTGTTGGGAAGACCCTGGATTCATTCAGCGGGAGCGGTACCTTCATCATTGCACCAGAAGTTGAAATTGGTAACAGAAGGTCGACTGGTTATGATAAGCGCTAAAGAAGACATCATTGCATCAGTAACCAGCAACGCGCCATATTTAGGAATGAACGATGAGGCAATCGAATGTTCCTTTCGATCCTTAGAATTTGTGAACGCAATCTTCATTGTCGAGGGGAATAAGATCCCAATGCCCAGCATATCCAAAACCACGAGGACAGGACTTTAA